The Raphanus sativus cultivar WK10039 chromosome 2, ASM80110v3, whole genome shotgun sequence genome includes a region encoding these proteins:
- the LOC108841222 gene encoding uncharacterized protein LOC108841222 — protein sequence MAITKVFFSDLRAGRCSSVVEARLLRFWEAKNVKRDGELMWMDLLIVDVNLTVMQVTISPGRLPQFCDSLRAGAMFSVAGFEVSRCVQNFRLTDSSLMICFNETTSFEELTEPFPDYSPEML from the exons ATGGCCATTACTAAGGTTTTCTTTTCCGATCTCAGGGCTGGGCGGTGCTCATCTGTGGTGGAGGCGAGGCTTCTTCGGTTTTGGGAGGCTAAGAACGTCAAGCGCGATGGGGAGCTGATGTGGATGGATCTGCTGATTGTGGATGTAAAC tTGACCGTGATGCAAGTAACGATCAGTCCCGGCCGTCTTCCACAGTTCTGTGACAGTCTCCGTGCCGGAGCAATGTTTTCCGTCGCTGGATTTGAGGTCTCTAGGTGCGTGCAGAATTTCCGGCTCACCGATTCGTCTCTGATGATCTGTTTCAATGAGACCACTTCCTTTGAAGAGCTGACCGAGCCT tttccCGATTACTCCCCGGAGATGTTGTGA